The following are encoded together in the Thermococcus sibiricus MM 739 genome:
- a CDS encoding glycosyltransferase: MKNVILAIEQLKERNIGIKFLIARDGDVREYLEKLAKEKCLTDVVIFTGLLPRDRTPEIMSESLVGIANLKELESLEYAMPTKAYEYASCELPVMGSGSKELLAFIKESKGGIFVSTNPHGIADEILFLFENPKIRVKMGKRGRRFVKRHYDRKEIAKSLKSYLEVLVNGAKDN, encoded by the coding sequence TTGAAAAATGTCATCTTGGCCATAGAACAGCTTAAAGAGAGAAATATTGGTATAAAATTTTTAATTGCAAGAGACGGGGATGTTAGAGAGTATTTGGAAAAACTAGCTAAGGAGAAATGCCTTACAGACGTTGTCATCTTTACTGGTCTTCTACCAAGAGACAGGACTCCAGAGATTATGTCGGAATCGTTAGTTGGGATCGCAAACTTAAAAGAACTAGAGAGTTTGGAATATGCTATGCCAACAAAAGCATACGAGTATGCCTCCTGTGAGCTTCCAGTCATGGGCTCAGGCAGTAAAGAGTTATTGGCCTTCATAAAAGAGTCCAAGGGTGGAATTTTTGTTAGTACAAACCCCCATGGGATAGCGGATGAGATATTGTTCCTCTTTGAGAACCCAAAAATTCGGGTAAAGATGGGCAAAAGGGGAAGAAGATTTGTTAAAAGACATTATGATAGAAAAGAAATTGCAAAATCCCTTAAAAGCTACTTAGAGGTGCTTGTTAATGGAGCAAAAGATAATTGA
- a CDS encoding glycosyltransferase family 2 protein, whose protein sequence is MSLSNKASVIVVTYNHEKYIRACLTSVLDNNPLEVIVVDNGSTDGTAELVEKEFPQVKLIKNPRNLGYGGGNNLGVRHARGEYVVILNPDTKVEKGWLEELLKPLEKEQKLITTPKILTYDGSKINTCGNIEHFTGLTFVRGLNGDPRKFDEFEYLSGLSGACFAMRRSEYFELGGFDENFFSYMEDAELSWRAHAKGFKILYVPTSIVYHDYELKVPSKKIYHLEKGRYIILRKYLTWKELLLMLPSLLATEVLTWGYSILNGFEGIKFKIKGTKDGITAKVEKIECDRKKLLRSLDWKIPEEQLSYSVVDRLIKRIANFFYWINYKVIVR, encoded by the coding sequence ATGAGCCTCTCAAATAAGGCGAGCGTCATCGTAGTCACGTACAATCATGAAAAATACATAAGGGCCTGTTTAACCTCTGTTTTGGATAATAATCCCCTGGAAGTTATTGTGGTAGATAACGGCTCTACCGACGGAACCGCTGAGCTCGTTGAGAAGGAATTTCCGCAGGTTAAGCTGATTAAAAACCCTAGAAACCTGGGCTATGGTGGAGGGAACAATTTGGGGGTTAGGCATGCGAGGGGGGAGTATGTTGTTATCCTGAACCCCGACACTAAGGTCGAGAAGGGCTGGCTCGAAGAGCTTTTGAAACCCCTGGAAAAGGAGCAAAAATTAATTACCACCCCCAAGATCCTGACCTACGATGGCTCCAAGATAAACACCTGCGGGAACATAGAGCATTTTACCGGGTTAACGTTTGTGAGGGGGTTGAATGGGGATCCCAGGAAGTTTGATGAATTCGAGTATCTTAGCGGTCTGTCTGGGGCGTGCTTTGCAATGAGAAGGAGTGAATACTTTGAACTCGGGGGCTTTGACGAGAACTTTTTCAGCTACATGGAGGATGCTGAGCTTTCCTGGAGGGCCCATGCAAAGGGGTTTAAAATTCTGTATGTGCCGACTTCAATAGTTTACCACGATTACGAGCTTAAAGTTCCGTCCAAGAAGATATATCACCTGGAGAAAGGGAGGTATATAATCCTAAGGAAGTACTTAACCTGGAAAGAGCTCCTGCTAATGCTTCCCTCTTTGCTGGCAACTGAGGTACTGACCTGGGGCTACTCAATTTTGAATGGATTTGAGGGAATCAAATTCAAAATTAAAGGGACGAAAGATGGAATTACGGCAAAGGTTGAGAAAATAGAGTGTGATAGGAAAAAATTGCTGAGAAGCCTGGACTGGAAGATTCCTGAGGAGCAGTTGAGCTATAGTGTGGTCGATAGGCTCATAAAAAGGATTGCAAACTTCTTTTACTGGATAAATTATAAGGTGATAGTGAGATGA
- a CDS encoding glycosyltransferase family 2 protein, whose protein sequence is MKTLIVIPAYNEELTIGSVVALAKKFGDVLVVDDGSFDRTSEIAREAGAVVIRHEVNKGKGQALRTGFEYALSKEYDVVVTLDADGQHNPDEIPLLLEPIVKGKADLVIGSRYLNGSKKKIPLYRRLGLWVLNKGTKVAAGVGVDSQSGFRAISEKALEKLDLNSPDYSVETDMIVKARGEGLKIMEVPISVRYDVPRKHKKNPLSHGLGVLARIVSLIGYRRPLLLFGVLSLISFIVAGILAYLALEPYYRGGNVYLTQAIGAGIFVIIGIQLFVAGLMLNVLAKMVRE, encoded by the coding sequence ATGAAAACCCTAATAGTGATTCCAGCCTACAACGAGGAGCTGACGATCGGTTCTGTCGTCGCTTTAGCTAAGAAGTTCGGCGATGTCCTCGTCGTTGACGACGGTTCTTTTGATAGGACTTCCGAGATAGCCAGAGAAGCGGGCGCGGTTGTTATAAGGCACGAAGTGAATAAGGGCAAGGGGCAGGCCCTCAGGACGGGCTTTGAGTACGCCCTCAGCAAGGAGTACGATGTTGTTGTAACTTTAGATGCAGACGGCCAGCACAACCCGGATGAGATACCTCTCCTCCTTGAGCCGATAGTTAAAGGGAAAGCTGACCTGGTCATCGGTTCGAGGTACTTGAACGGGAGCAAAAAGAAAATTCCGCTCTACCGAAGGTTAGGCCTGTGGGTATTAAACAAAGGCACCAAAGTCGCGGCCGGAGTTGGGGTTGACTCCCAGAGCGGCTTTAGGGCAATCAGCGAAAAAGCTCTGGAGAAGCTTGACCTGAACAGCCCCGACTACTCGGTGGAGACGGACATGATAGTGAAGGCCAGGGGAGAGGGACTTAAAATTATGGAGGTCCCGATAAGCGTCCGCTATGATGTTCCAAGAAAGCACAAGAAGAATCCACTGTCTCACGGGCTCGGTGTTTTAGCGAGAATTGTAAGTTTGATAGGGTACAGGAGGCCCTTGTTGCTGTTCGGGGTTTTGAGTTTGATATCTTTCATCGTTGCCGGAATTCTGGCTTATTTAGCTCTAGAGCCGTACTACAGGGGTGGGAATGTTTATTTAACTCAAGCAATAGGCGCGGGGATTTTCGTGATCATCGGGATTCAATTATTTGTTGCCGGGCTGATGCTCAACGTGCTGGCAAAGATGGTGAGGGAGTGA
- a CDS encoding STT3 domain-containing protein codes for MKLEEAFKPKVALPVLTAITLILRLIPLRHKYILGYDPYFHLAYIEEALKAGDWFNFLTIAGGPWGRQINNAHPLGLWMTPAYVYKVLKVFGVSLYNAFRITPVIFGVLTVVFLYLALLKLYDEKKAFFASLFLAISFGHVFRSMANYYRGDNYMLFWYSVALLGVALAISMKDKLGNLRFALYLVPAFASGFASIFWQAYYPIFIFLLANAVFLAVGAFILDKKENLLDALALVLSTVLGAFMANSLGGKFGYGMLGYDQLGKRVAEKLMLEFGTIKDAYLLVHVKYLVPLGLAFIILIFILGKFIKDRKARAGVLIGLAVLGVFVLFHRFEALKELSTGFGIFIEAPIQETQPSSFSDLWKAFSISLFLAPLFFLRFDPNRVNMSDFLILGLIFPSIYMIKTWTRFLFIGSAAIALMAGIGVVELYETLNRLDGRKVSAVGIGLLVLLPMVNGGFSIKETYSLRPYANEHWEEALTWLRENSNQNDVVLTWWDYGHFVTYYARRSPIAQGSPNTGVALYYLDKLDENWAMSLGVDYVVVSYYDFLKFGAIVDTAKMHPKYNITEKYGLIVLPLTSKIGALVFQRGDYKIIAKPGERWNVIVNLNGQVISPKELYVEYQGRVMKPGLSASNTNTYLYINLDYKYAIFMNEEAFNTTLVRLFINANEPYELVYSDRGMIKILRLKHPNVRVEKENEKVILHFENATGTGLGIWGFLDNGTKVFEKWYEVKGKEEFELPEEVNGTVIRYAYAVGKKIVDRGIFRRD; via the coding sequence ATGAAGCTTGAGGAGGCCTTTAAGCCTAAAGTTGCTTTGCCTGTGTTAACTGCAATCACGCTTATCCTAAGGTTAATTCCCTTGAGGCATAAGTACATACTTGGGTATGATCCTTACTTTCATCTGGCTTACATTGAGGAGGCTTTAAAAGCGGGAGATTGGTTTAACTTTTTGACGATTGCAGGTGGGCCGTGGGGGCGTCAGATAAATAACGCTCATCCTTTGGGCCTCTGGATGACCCCGGCCTATGTTTATAAAGTTTTGAAGGTTTTTGGGGTTTCCCTTTATAATGCGTTTCGGATAACCCCCGTGATTTTTGGGGTTTTAACCGTGGTCTTCCTTTACCTTGCTCTTCTGAAGCTCTACGATGAGAAGAAGGCGTTTTTTGCCTCTTTATTCCTTGCAATAAGCTTCGGGCATGTATTTAGGTCCATGGCCAACTATTACAGGGGAGACAACTACATGCTCTTCTGGTATTCTGTGGCTTTGCTCGGCGTTGCTCTAGCAATTTCTATGAAGGATAAGCTGGGAAACCTGAGGTTTGCCCTTTATTTAGTTCCGGCTTTTGCGAGCGGCTTTGCCTCAATCTTCTGGCAGGCTTACTATCCGATATTCATATTTTTGCTTGCAAATGCAGTTTTCCTTGCTGTTGGAGCGTTCATTCTGGATAAAAAGGAAAACTTGCTTGATGCCCTGGCGTTAGTTCTTTCAACGGTTCTGGGAGCTTTTATGGCCAACTCCCTCGGCGGGAAGTTTGGCTACGGGATGCTTGGTTATGACCAACTGGGTAAGAGGGTCGCTGAAAAATTAATGCTTGAGTTCGGCACGATAAAGGACGCCTATCTCTTAGTCCACGTTAAGTATCTTGTTCCACTGGGCTTGGCCTTCATAATTTTGATTTTCATCCTCGGGAAGTTTATCAAAGATAGAAAAGCAAGGGCCGGAGTTTTAATTGGGCTTGCGGTTCTTGGTGTTTTTGTGCTCTTCCACCGCTTCGAGGCACTTAAGGAGCTTTCCACAGGCTTTGGGATTTTCATAGAGGCCCCAATTCAGGAAACCCAACCCTCGAGTTTTAGTGATTTATGGAAGGCGTTTTCAATAAGCCTTTTCCTGGCTCCGCTTTTCTTCCTGAGGTTTGATCCGAATAGGGTAAACATGAGTGATTTCCTAATTTTGGGCCTTATCTTCCCAAGTATTTACATGATAAAAACGTGGACGAGGTTCCTCTTCATAGGCTCAGCTGCGATAGCCCTCATGGCTGGAATTGGGGTTGTAGAGCTTTATGAAACCTTAAACCGTCTAGACGGAAGAAAAGTTTCGGCAGTGGGCATTGGGCTGCTGGTTCTTCTCCCAATGGTTAACGGGGGGTTCTCGATAAAAGAAACGTATTCCCTTAGGCCATATGCAAACGAGCACTGGGAAGAGGCCTTAACATGGCTTAGAGAGAACTCCAACCAAAACGACGTAGTTTTGACCTGGTGGGACTACGGGCACTTTGTAACCTATTATGCAAGAAGAAGCCCAATAGCTCAAGGGAGCCCAAATACTGGTGTCGCCCTCTACTACCTCGACAAGCTCGATGAAAACTGGGCCATGAGCCTTGGGGTGGATTACGTTGTTGTTAGTTATTATGATTTCTTAAAGTTTGGAGCCATAGTTGATACCGCAAAAATGCACCCGAAGTACAACATAACCGAAAAGTACGGCCTCATTGTTTTGCCCCTCACATCCAAGATTGGGGCTTTGGTTTTCCAGAGGGGGGATTATAAGATAATAGCGAAGCCTGGGGAGAGGTGGAACGTGATTGTGAACCTTAATGGGCAAGTAATATCGCCGAAGGAGCTTTACGTCGAATATCAAGGCAGAGTTATGAAGCCAGGGCTTTCGGCATCAAACACAAACACCTACCTCTACATAAACCTTGATTATAAATATGCAATATTCATGAACGAGGAAGCCTTCAACACAACTCTGGTAAGGCTCTTCATCAATGCAAATGAGCCCTACGAGCTCGTATATTCCGATAGGGGAATGATAAAAATCCTGAGGCTCAAACACCCGAACGTCAGGGTGGAGAAGGAGAATGAGAAAGTAATCCTCCACTTTGAGAACGCTACCGGAACAGGGTTGGGGATATGGGGCTTCCTGGACAACGGGACCAAAGTGTTCGAGAAGTGGTACGAAGTGAAAGGCAAGGAAGAGTTTGAGCTTCCGGAGGAAGTCAACGGGACGGTCATAAGGTATGCCTATGCAGTTGGTAAGAAAATCGTTGACAGAGGAATATTTAGGAGGGATTGA